A window of the Synchiropus splendidus isolate RoL2022-P1 chromosome 6, RoL_Sspl_1.0, whole genome shotgun sequence genome harbors these coding sequences:
- the nprl2 gene encoding GATOR complex protein NPRL2 isoform X2 — protein MGKKLIGCPVCIEHKKYSRNALLFNLGLVCDAQANTCALEPIVKKLSGYITTLELESGFISNEESKQKLLPIMSTLLEELNATGACTLPIDESNTIHLKLIHLRKDPPIVQEYDVPVFTQCKEHFVKSQWDLTTQQILPYIDGFRHIQKIAAEADVELNLVRIAVQNLLYYGAVTLVSIFQYSNVYCTTPKVQSLMDDKSIQEECLNYVTKPGQKRASLRDVFQLYCGLSPGTTVRDLCSRYSQQLQRVDERKLIQFGLMMSLIRRLQKYPVKVTRDERSRPPRLYTGCHSYDEICCKTGISYQELDERLENDPNIVVCWK, from the exons ATGGGCAAGAAGTTGATTGGATGCCCTGTGTGCATCGAGCACAAGAAGTACAGCCGAAACGCCCTGCTCTTCAACCTGGGCCTGGTCTGTGACGCGCAGGCCAACACGTGTGCTCTGGAGCCTATTGTCAAGAAGCTGTCAGGATATATCACCACTCTGGAG ctgGAGAGTGGATTTATCTCAAATGAAGAAAGCAAACAGAAACTTCTGCCTATCATGTCGACCCTGCTGGAAGAGCTCAATGCCACAGGAGCCTGCACTCTACCAATAG ATGAGTCCAACACGATCCACCTGAAGCTGATCCATCTGCGGAAGGATCCTCCTATCGTACAAGAGTATGATGTGCCAGTGTTTACGCAGTGCAAAGAACATTTTGTCAAATCTCAGTGGGATCTCACCACTCAGCAG ATTCTGCCCTACATCGATGGGTTCAGGCACATTCAGAAAATCGCGGCTGAGGCTGACGTGGAGCTCAACCTTGTGCGTATCGCTGTGCAGAATCTGCT gtATTACGGAGCTGTGACCTTGGTGTCCATATTCCAG taCTCCAACGTGTATTGCACCACCCCGAAGGTCCAGAGTCTCATGGATGACAAGTCGATTCAGGAGGAGTGTCTCAACTATGTCACCAAACCAG GTCAGAAGCGGGCCAGTCTTCGGGACGTGTTCCAGCTGTACTGCGGTCTGAGTCCGGGTACCACAGTACGAGACTTGTGCTCTCGATACTCGCAGCAACTCCAGAGGGTGGATGAGAG GAAGCTGATACAGTTTggcctgatgatgtcactgattCGGAGGCTGCAGAAGTATCCAGTGAAGGTGACGCGGGATGAGCGCAGCAGGCCGCCTCGACTCTACACCGGGTGCCACAGTTACGATGAGATCTGCTGCAAAACAG GGATCAGCTACCAGGAACTGG